TCGTTTTCTTTCTTTCACACAACACACTGTCTGATTTAATGAAAGAAAAGGGCTCAgttttaaaaaagacaaaaatgcttTCTAAATGTTGAGTACATCACTGTTTTGTGTTTAGTCAGCGGTGAcagaatgtttatttttgtgtgtattaAAGAAGAGAAATGGTTTAATCTTTGTTTTGTTGAGACGGCccatttgaatgttttttcTCTTTGCTGACAGCTTTTTAGGGTTTCTGAAGACCTGGCTGCCATTCCTGATGATCTGTGGGGTCATAATCACAATCGCTCTCGCTCTCAACTTGCGATGATTCAGACCAGCTGACTGGAGCATCAGACGTGGACAAAACCATTGGACGGCCATACAAACATCTCAGGATCAGAGAAAGCCACGGCTAATAAAACCAATCCAGTCTGTTGCTGAAGCTGAACTTTTATTGATGCGTCTGTATGGCTGTACTACATTTATAGCGCATACAGACGGCTTCTGTCGGCAGATTCAGCAGAGACTTATTTGCATCTCTTGACATCAACACATGAAGACTATCAGTACCATGGTATATAAAtgaattacagggattttaccaTCACTGGTTAGATAAGCTTTTGATGTACAGAAGTTTTGCATTTGTAATGTAGTCATATCATACGCATTCTGGATATCTCCTCAAAACTGAGACTTTATAATCGGTGAAATATAGCGAATGAAGATCTTAACTAATAACCAACAGTTACAGTAACTAAACTGTGTATCACATTGTTGAGAAACATATTTGTCAAATGCTCAAAGACACAAACTGATTTgctatttttacagtctgtatGTACATCTGGTTCATTTAAATGTGTTCATATTCATTTATATGATATGAccaaatagaaatatatatctatatctataatGTATGATCTCATTATTATACAGTGACACTTATAAATGCCTGAATGTCAAATAACAAAGTAGGTTTCACATGAAAAAGATGCACTATcgtgtttcttttatttttcttaaattaattCTGTCTTGATATATAAATGCACTAttataaaatgatatttaagTATGTAGTATTACACGTGGCCATAAATGTTTAGCCCACTTCTCTAAACTGATGAATGTAATGTGAAGAATATGAAGCCCCGCCCACCTTCTCTTATACATTCGCACCTGTTCACTATATAATAATGCACACCGAGTGCACGAGACAGAAGCGCACTACACGCGTGTCAGAGGATGTTTGCTTCAGTATGCACACTTGCACTAAAGACAGCAGCCTGTTAAGGTGACATCTCATCGTTCATCAGATGTGCAGGATTATAAGTGTACTTGTTTGAAGAATGTCGCCTATACCGCTGACGCTTATCTGCGCGATGCTGTGCGCCTCCGCGTGCGTCGCGTACTGCCCGCCGCGCTGCGAGTGTTTGGAGACGCAACGCACGATGAGCTGCGCGTCTGCTGGACTCCGTCGGATACCTGCCGCGATACCGCGCGACGCGAAGCGCCTGAGCATCACCGGAAACGCCATTCAACGACTCGAGCAGGACGCGTTTAACGCGTTACAGAACGTCACCAACCTGAACCTCAGTAACAATGGGTAAGAAAACACGTGACCTGCTGTGTCTTACTAGTTACAGTATCATTTataatatctgtctgtctacctatccatccatccatctatctatatatctaccTTTCCATGTGTCTGGCTCTCTAtccatttatctatctatctatctatctatctatctatctatctatctatctatctatctatctatctatctatctatctatctatcagttTATCCATCTGtttatccatctgtctatccgtctgtctgtctgtctgtctatgtatctgtatatctgtctatccgtctgtctgtctatctatctctccatctctctgtctgtctatctatctctcaTTTCTGTCATTGTAATGAATCATAAATCCTTGTTGACTTGTACATTACTCTTCTTCTATATTCAGAATAATGGAAGTTGGGTCGCGCGCTTTCTCTTCTCTTCACACGCTGCACTCTCTGATCCTGAACAATAACCGTCTGGTTCTGATCCATCCTGAAGCGTTCTCAGTGCCTGGTAGTCCTCTGCAGGAGCTCAGCTTCAGGTCTTGTCTCTACAACTACACGTCACTGACAGATCTCATTACTGCCCTACGCTGGGGTGAACTCACCAACCTACAGCGCCTCGACCTGTCGGGCAATCATCTCATCCTTCTGCCTCCGGGAATGTTCTCCCCTCTCCCTAACCTGCGACACCTCCATCTGAGCGACAACTCGCTGGTGGCCGTGTACAACAGCACTTTCTCTGGTGTTGAACAGCTGTTGGAGCTGGACCTGAGCAGAAATGCCATTCGAACGTTTACCAGCGAGGGTCTCCGTGAGTTGGAGCGACTCGCTCGGGTTCGCCTGCTGTTGGGTCAGAATCCCTACTCGTGCACGTGTGAAACCGAGGAGTTTGTGAACTGGCTGAACAGTTCAAAGGTCAAGGTGGGTGATGTGGATAAGCTGTCTTGCGCGTTCCCCGCAGAGCTGCGTCACGTCTCTTTGCGGGCTCTTAGCACGCGTGCCCTCGGCTGTTACGTTACACCCGGCGAGGAGATCACCCACTTGACCCTACAAACGTCCTACGTGTTCCTCGGACTTGTGCTGGGATTTGTAGGCATGGTCTTCCTTTTTGTTGTCTACCTCAACCGAAAGGGTATCAAAAAATGGATCACGGACATACACGAGGCCTGTCTAGATGTGCTGGAGGGTTACCAGTACCG
Above is a window of Paramisgurnus dabryanus chromosome 13, PD_genome_1.1, whole genome shotgun sequence DNA encoding:
- the tpbg1a gene encoding trophoblast glycoprotein-like, with translation MSPIPLTLICAMLCASACVAYCPPRCECLETQRTMSCASAGLRRIPAAIPRDAKRLSITGNAIQRLEQDAFNALQNVTNLNLSNNGIMEVGSRAFSSLHTLHSLILNNNRLVLIHPEAFSVPGSPLQELSFRSCLYNYTSLTDLITALRWGELTNLQRLDLSGNHLILLPPGMFSPLPNLRHLHLSDNSLVAVYNSTFSGVEQLLELDLSRNAIRTFTSEGLRELERLARVRLLLGQNPYSCTCETEEFVNWLNSSKVKVGDVDKLSCAFPAELRHVSLRALSTRALGCYVTPGEEITHLTLQTSYVFLGLVLGFVGMVFLFVVYLNRKGIKKWITDIHEACLDVLEGYQYRYEIDSDPRLRHLSQNRAHTDARLGRIPSDVRVAQIPSDVSL